The following proteins are encoded in a genomic region of Hippopotamus amphibius kiboko isolate mHipAmp2 chromosome 8, mHipAmp2.hap2, whole genome shotgun sequence:
- the SPEGNB gene encoding LOW QUALITY PROTEIN: SPEG neighbor protein (The sequence of the model RefSeq protein was modified relative to this genomic sequence to represent the inferred CDS: inserted 1 base in 1 codon; deleted 2 bases in 1 codon; substituted 3 bases at 3 genomic stop codons), translating into MSAEPCRNCSDQKVTALRTWAGSYNEQKQGSPGALAWADWSPDVQSSSPAKKPVAAAPPPGGTLDIKDPQVQKAAIHIQASYQGHRSRKELHEKGPPXVLEQLKDVVLTEGSTAKLTCRISAFPDPFIRWTARTARTKDGKELRDGPKYRYVFEDRDVVALVVRNGELADLDRXSINVTNPFGQCSXSARILVEVPAKIQKGPDNTKARKGTTVTLIAVIMSEAAPDVGWTKDREYIVEDDKVFFEIGSATTTLTIRRATPEDXGKYEVYVENSLGMDQSFARVDVA; encoded by the exons ATGTCAGCAGAGCCGTGTCGAAATTGCTCTGATCAAAAGGTGACAGCGCTTCGCACCTGGGCGGGCAGTTACAATGAACAGAAGCAAGGCTCACCTGGTGCCCTGGCCTGGGCAGACTGGAGCCCAG ATGTCCAAAGCAGCTCCCCAGCCAAAAAACCGGTGGCTGCAGCCCCACCTCCAGGAGGTACCCTGGATATCAAGGACCCCCAGGTCCAGAAGGCGGCCATTCACATCCAGGCCTCATACCAGGGCCACAG GTCCCGGAAGGAGCTGCACGAGAAGGGGCCGCCGTGAGTGCTGGAGCAGCTGAAGGATGTGGTGCTGACCGAGGGCAGCACAGCAAAGCTGACCTGCCGCATTTCGGCTTTCCCGGATCCATTCATCCGCTGGACGGCAAGGACGGCAAGGACG AAGGATGGCAAGGAGCTGCGCGACGGGCCCAAGTATCGCTACGTCTTCGAGGACCGAGATGTAGTCGCACTGGTGGTGCGCAATGGCGAGCTGGCAGACCTGGACCGGTAGAGCATCAATGTAACCAACCCCTTCGGCCAGTGCTCCTAGTCGGCGCGCATCCTCGTGGAAG TACCGGCGAAGATTCAGAAGGGACCGGATAACACTAAGGCGCGCAAAGGCACCACGGTAACGTTGATTGCCGTGATCATGAGCGAGGCTGCGCCCGACGTGGGCTGGACAAAGGACAGGGAGTACATCGTTGAGGACGA TAAAGTGTTCTTCGAGATCGGCAGCGCCACCACGACGCTGACTATCCGCCGGGCCACGCCCGAGG GCGGCAAGTACGAGGTATACGTGGAGAACAGCCTGGGCATGGACCAGAGCTTCGCTCGCGTGGACGTGGCCTGA